The following are from one region of the Mesorhizobium sp. B2-8-5 genome:
- a CDS encoding helix-turn-helix transcriptional regulator, protein MRRADRLFQIIQILRRSSRPITAGQIAEELEISRRSVYRDIADLIGQRVPIQGEAGLGYVLDRDYDMPPLMLTPDELEAAVLGAQWVADKGDAVLAGAARDLIAKITTVVPERLRPFVSQPSVGAPLSRASLPDGLDIARARASIRNGHKIRIFYRNEQGDESERVVWPTMIGYAETVRLLAAWCELRQDFRHFRTDRISAATFLDERIGCRPAELRGRWKRHMEAQGIQLPQS, encoded by the coding sequence TTGCGCCGCGCCGACAGACTGTTTCAGATCATCCAGATCCTGCGGCGCTCGAGCCGGCCGATCACCGCCGGCCAGATCGCCGAAGAGCTCGAAATCTCGCGCCGCTCGGTCTATCGCGACATCGCCGACCTCATCGGACAGCGCGTGCCGATCCAGGGCGAGGCCGGCCTCGGTTATGTGCTCGACCGCGACTACGACATGCCGCCGCTGATGCTGACGCCGGACGAGCTGGAGGCGGCGGTGCTCGGCGCGCAATGGGTGGCCGACAAGGGCGATGCGGTGCTGGCGGGCGCGGCGCGCGACCTGATCGCCAAGATCACCACCGTCGTACCCGAGCGGCTGCGCCCCTTCGTCAGCCAGCCCAGCGTCGGCGCGCCGCTCAGCCGCGCGAGCCTGCCCGACGGGCTGGATATCGCGCGGGCGCGGGCCTCGATCCGCAACGGCCACAAGATCCGTATCTTCTACCGCAACGAACAGGGCGACGAGAGTGAGCGCGTCGTCTGGCCGACGATGATCGGCTATGCCGAAACGGTGCGGCTGCTCGCCGCCTGGTGCGAGCTGCGCCAGGATTTCCGTCATTTCCGCACCGACCGGATATCCGCCGCGACTTTTCTCGACGAGCGCATCGGCTGCCGGCCGGCTGAGCTGCGCGGCCGCTGGAAACGGCACATGGAAGCGCAGGGAATTCAACTGCCGCAAAGCTAG